A genomic region of Rhodohalobacter sp. SW132 contains the following coding sequences:
- the paaA gene encoding 1,2-phenylacetyl-CoA epoxidase subunit PaaA, whose translation MDTQQQLDQFQERIDNGETIEPKDWMPERYRKQLIRMMSQHAHSEIVGMLPEGNWITRAPSLKRKMVLLAKVQDEAGHGLYLYSGTETLNVKRQDLIEDYIYGNAKYSSIFNYPTLSYADICVIGWLVDGAAIVNQTMLAKSSYGPYARANLRICREESFHKKQGYEMLAKMADGTPEQKKMAQDAVNRWWWPTLMMFGPHDTDSPNSAELIKWGVKTKTNDELRQSFVDRAVMEADAIGLTLPDPDLTYNEETGHWEFGEIPWDEFWSVVKGDGPMNRERIKSRRKAYEEGEWVREAAMEYARKKKLREEKAS comes from the coding sequence ATGGATACTCAACAACAGCTCGACCAATTTCAGGAACGAATTGATAATGGCGAAACGATCGAGCCGAAAGACTGGATGCCGGAGAGGTATCGCAAACAGCTTATTCGAATGATGAGTCAGCATGCGCACTCCGAAATCGTAGGGATGCTGCCGGAAGGAAACTGGATCACCCGGGCTCCCTCTCTCAAAAGAAAAATGGTTCTTCTCGCCAAAGTACAGGATGAAGCAGGACACGGTCTTTATCTCTATAGCGGAACGGAAACGCTGAACGTCAAACGTCAGGATCTGATCGAAGATTACATCTACGGAAATGCCAAGTATTCAAGCATTTTTAACTACCCCACTCTAAGCTATGCAGATATTTGCGTGATCGGATGGCTTGTTGATGGTGCCGCGATTGTAAATCAAACCATGCTTGCAAAATCATCCTACGGACCGTACGCCCGTGCCAATCTTCGGATTTGCAGAGAGGAGAGTTTTCACAAAAAGCAGGGATACGAGATGCTGGCTAAAATGGCGGATGGAACTCCTGAACAGAAAAAAATGGCCCAGGATGCAGTGAACAGATGGTGGTGGCCCACACTAATGATGTTCGGCCCGCACGATACTGACTCACCCAACAGCGCTGAACTGATCAAATGGGGTGTTAAAACAAAAACAAACGATGAACTTCGTCAGAGTTTTGTGGATCGCGCCGTGATGGAAGCTGATGCAATCGGGCTCACACTCCCCGATCCTGATCTCACCTATAATGAAGAGACCGGCCACTGGGAGTTTGGCGAAATTCCCTGGGATGAGTTCTGGAGCGTGGTGAAAGGAGATGGCCCGATGAACCGGGAACGAATTAAATCGCGAAGAAAAGCATACGAAGAAGGTGAATGGGTGCGGGAAGCTGCAATGGAATACGCCCGGAAGAAAAAGCTGCGGGAAGAGAAAGCATCCTGA
- the queG gene encoding tRNA epoxyqueuosine(34) reductase QueG — protein MDPLVITHKVRQKARELGFDGCGFSRAGKLDKEARRLEQWLNEGRHGTMDWMENNFDKRIDPTRLVPGSKSVVSLLASYRFEKNELDDKINPGPKIAKYARGRDYHKTFKSRLKKLFRYTKEQSGGLEGRIFVDSAPVMDKAWAEKSGLGWMGKNGNMLNKDLGSWFLIGEMIVDIPFVYDAPVAEHCGSCTRCIDACPTNAIYEPYRIDSERCISYLTIELKDKIPESKKAGLGEWAFGCDICQDVCPWNRKADYSSVEDFTPREQVLRPPESKNWSEITPDEFDIVFEGTPIRRAKHKWFTRNAKIAEQNIISGSG, from the coding sequence ATGGATCCACTTGTCATCACCCACAAAGTTCGCCAGAAAGCCCGTGAGCTTGGTTTTGACGGATGCGGATTTTCCCGTGCAGGAAAGCTCGACAAAGAAGCACGCCGCCTGGAGCAGTGGCTTAATGAGGGTCGTCACGGCACGATGGACTGGATGGAAAATAATTTTGATAAACGAATTGATCCAACACGTCTTGTTCCCGGATCCAAAAGTGTTGTGAGTCTTCTGGCCAGTTATCGTTTTGAAAAAAATGAATTAGATGACAAAATTAATCCCGGACCTAAAATTGCAAAATATGCGCGTGGAAGAGATTATCATAAAACATTTAAATCGCGTCTGAAAAAACTTTTTCGCTACACCAAAGAACAGTCAGGTGGCCTTGAAGGGCGTATTTTTGTGGATTCGGCACCAGTGATGGATAAAGCCTGGGCAGAAAAATCAGGTCTTGGCTGGATGGGGAAAAACGGAAATATGCTTAATAAAGATCTGGGCTCATGGTTCTTAATCGGTGAAATGATTGTGGACATCCCATTTGTCTATGATGCCCCTGTTGCAGAGCACTGCGGAAGCTGCACCAGGTGTATTGATGCATGCCCCACAAACGCAATTTACGAGCCGTACCGCATCGACAGTGAACGCTGCATCTCCTATCTCACCATCGAGTTAAAAGATAAAATTCCTGAATCGAAAAAAGCCGGGCTCGGGGAGTGGGCTTTCGGCTGCGATATCTGTCAGGATGTGTGCCCGTGGAACAGGAAAGCTGACTACAGTTCTGTGGAAGATTTCACGCCGAGAGAGCAAGTATTACGGCCGCCCGAATCCAAAAACTGGAGTGAAATCACACCGGATGAATTTGATATAGTATTTGAGGGAACACCCATTCGGCGGGCAAAACACAAATGGTTTACAAGAAACGCAAAGATTGCGGAACAGAATATCATCTCCGGTTCCGGGTAA
- a CDS encoding DUF3820 family protein: protein MERDFLIHMVQFRMPFGQYEGRYVTDLPVHYLEWFQRQGFPGGKLGQYLATMYEIKTNGLEDLIRPIQKKYQRRP from the coding sequence ATGGAACGCGATTTTTTGATACACATGGTGCAATTTCGAATGCCGTTCGGGCAGTATGAAGGCCGATATGTAACCGACCTTCCGGTACATTATCTTGAATGGTTCCAGAGACAAGGATTTCCGGGGGGGAAGCTTGGCCAGTACCTGGCAACGATGTACGAAATCAAGACAAACGGATTAGAAGATTTAATTCGTCCGATTCAAAAAAAATATCAAAGAAGGCCATAA
- a CDS encoding glycoside hydrolase family 9 protein, which produces MKYFISAILFLITISHADAQRLSESIHLNQVGFYPESPKIAVVTEGEPDYFYILTPDFSDTLYTGQLSTIREAPNSGERVRVADFTDMTEPGNYILWITKLGYSYPFTVAPRVYEDAAKASLKGFYHQRVSAGIPYEYGGKWARPAGHPDTLVVIHPSAASPERPANSVISAPRGWYDAGDYNKYAVNSGITMGTLFSLYEDFPEYIRDFDINIPETGNGLPDLLNELLWNLRWFMDIQDPHDGGVYHKLTTANFEGRVMPAEAKGTRYVIQKSVTGTLNFAAVMAQASRIFQNYENVVPGLADSTLSAAESAWQWALDNPEKLYNQNEMNERFNPDILTGAYGDNDASDEFAWAAAELYITTGNRDYLDEVDLFPSDEASVPTWRSVQTMAYYTLARHSENIDSGIASDARDLVIDLANRLMDGVSETGYRTVMDRDESNYTWGSSGVAANQGMALIQAFLHTDDTTYLKYAHSNLDYLLGRNATGFSFLTGHGHKTPLYIHHRPSDARANIDPVPGLLSGGPNPGQQDECEYPSDLPAKSFIDDWCSYAANEIAINWNAPMVYLSAGLEALQFRGGFTVEDE; this is translated from the coding sequence ATGAAATACTTTATCAGTGCAATTCTATTCCTTATCACAATCAGCCATGCCGACGCCCAGCGTCTTTCTGAATCGATTCATCTGAACCAGGTTGGATTCTACCCGGAATCCCCAAAAATCGCGGTGGTAACTGAAGGAGAACCGGATTATTTCTACATTCTCACACCTGATTTTTCCGATACACTCTACACAGGTCAGCTCAGCACAATTCGGGAGGCACCCAATTCCGGTGAACGTGTGCGTGTTGCGGATTTTACTGATATGACCGAGCCGGGAAATTATATTTTGTGGATTACCAAGCTTGGTTATTCCTACCCGTTTACGGTTGCACCCAGGGTATATGAGGATGCGGCAAAAGCGAGCCTGAAAGGATTTTATCATCAGCGGGTTTCTGCCGGAATTCCGTATGAATATGGCGGGAAATGGGCGCGGCCTGCCGGACACCCGGATACGCTCGTGGTGATACATCCATCAGCTGCATCACCTGAACGCCCTGCTAATTCTGTTATTTCTGCGCCCAGGGGATGGTATGATGCGGGAGATTACAACAAATACGCGGTAAACTCAGGTATTACGATGGGAACTCTGTTTTCCCTGTATGAAGATTTTCCGGAATATATACGGGATTTTGACATCAATATTCCGGAAACCGGAAATGGGTTGCCGGATCTTCTGAATGAGCTATTGTGGAATCTGCGCTGGTTTATGGATATTCAGGATCCGCATGATGGCGGAGTTTACCACAAACTCACAACCGCGAATTTTGAAGGCCGCGTGATGCCGGCTGAAGCGAAAGGCACGCGCTATGTGATTCAAAAAAGCGTAACCGGAACGCTGAATTTTGCCGCAGTAATGGCTCAGGCATCACGAATTTTTCAGAACTATGAAAATGTGGTTCCGGGCCTGGCGGATTCAACTCTTTCTGCCGCGGAATCGGCATGGCAGTGGGCGCTTGATAATCCCGAAAAACTCTACAATCAAAATGAGATGAACGAGCGGTTTAATCCCGATATTCTCACCGGGGCGTATGGCGACAATGATGCTTCAGATGAGTTCGCATGGGCAGCAGCTGAGCTTTATATCACAACCGGCAACCGCGACTATCTCGATGAAGTGGATCTCTTTCCATCTGATGAAGCATCGGTTCCAACCTGGCGAAGTGTTCAAACGATGGCGTATTATACTCTTGCTCGTCATTCTGAAAATATAGACTCCGGGATTGCATCCGACGCGCGGGATTTAGTCATCGATCTTGCCAACCGGCTGATGGATGGTGTTTCAGAGACCGGATACCGAACCGTAATGGACCGCGATGAAAGCAATTATACGTGGGGAAGTTCCGGTGTTGCTGCCAACCAGGGGATGGCGCTGATCCAGGCATTTCTGCACACAGACGACACAACCTATCTGAAATATGCGCACTCGAACCTCGATTATCTTCTTGGAAGAAATGCTACCGGGTTCTCTTTTCTGACCGGCCACGGCCACAAAACACCGCTATATATTCACCATCGGCCTTCGGATGCAAGAGCGAATATAGATCCGGTTCCGGGACTGTTATCAGGGGGACCCAATCCCGGTCAGCAGGATGAGTGCGAATATCCATCGGATCTGCCCGCCAAATCATTTATAGACGACTGGTGCTCCTACGCCGCCAATGAAATTGCGATCAACTGGAACGCTCCGATGGTATATCTCTCCGCCGGGCTGGAGGCACTGCAGTTCAGAGGCGGGTTTACTGTGGAGGATGAATAA
- a CDS encoding FKBP-type peptidyl-prolyl cis-trans isomerase — translation MKRTVYPVLMALIFLFATIGCESPSGGGETSLDSQIDSVSYSLGYLYGQNLSSGGVESLEDDKFLSGLNQALDRGDSQIDDMAMQSLMQRYQQEITQAAQARREGEAAANIEEGNRFLEENAQNEDVSVTESGLQYRVIEEGSGDRPEVSDEVEVHYRGTLVSGEEFDSSHSRNQTATFPVSGVIAGWTEGLQLMREGATYEFFIPSELAYGNNPPPGSIIEPGSVLIFEVELIDIKE, via the coding sequence ATGAAACGAACAGTATACCCGGTGCTGATGGCACTCATTTTTTTATTTGCCACCATTGGATGTGAGTCTCCTTCAGGCGGCGGTGAAACATCGCTCGACTCACAAATCGACTCAGTAAGTTACAGTCTTGGATACCTGTACGGACAAAATCTTTCATCCGGCGGTGTTGAATCACTTGAAGATGACAAATTCCTCTCTGGCCTGAACCAGGCCCTCGATCGCGGAGATTCTCAGATTGATGATATGGCGATGCAGTCCCTGATGCAGCGATATCAACAGGAAATTACACAAGCCGCACAAGCCCGGCGTGAAGGAGAAGCAGCTGCGAATATTGAAGAGGGAAATCGTTTCCTGGAAGAGAATGCTCAAAATGAAGATGTGAGTGTTACAGAATCAGGCCTTCAGTATCGCGTAATTGAAGAAGGATCAGGCGATCGTCCGGAAGTTTCAGATGAAGTTGAAGTTCACTACCGCGGCACACTGGTCAGCGGAGAAGAATTTGACAGCTCCCACAGCAGAAATCAAACCGCTACTTTTCCGGTTAGTGGAGTGATTGCAGGCTGGACTGAAGGACTGCAATTGATGAGAGAAGGTGCAACATATGAATTCTTTATCCCTTCCGAACTGGCATACGGCAACAACCCGCCGCCGGGAAGTATTATCGAACCCGGTTCAGTGCTTATTTTTGAAGTGGAACTGATCGATATTAAAGAATAA
- a CDS encoding AI-2E family transporter, whose protein sequence is MNSSLIAKYTYILAAVILTIYAMIEANSLLQPLLFALFFSILLSPFCSWMESHKVPRLLSVSIAIITGVLAVAGIGFFFYTQLTAFAGDVDIFRERLAEILEASQDLLYRWFGIEALIDIELVRESTQEFFRENTAVLTRGIAGAASVFTSIFLVPVFMFFLLLFRDFLEEFILKVFGQNSQKDFEKVKSIIGKVKKVVQGYLTGIILVILILSVLNSVMLLVIGVDHAIFFGVFAAMLNVIPFVGPLLGSILPILYALFTMDSLVIPLIIMLGFYIIQLMESNIFTPIIVGSKVSINAFAALLLLFIGAQIWGIIGMILMIPIGAILKVVFDEIDSMKPYGFVMGRVPTDYKRRKSLFAEKMSAFSDKVSKDLEEKREVRKKEKNDSDENE, encoded by the coding sequence ATGAATTCATCCCTGATTGCAAAATATACCTACATTCTTGCTGCAGTTATTTTGACAATCTATGCGATGATAGAGGCCAATTCACTGTTGCAACCGCTGTTATTCGCGCTTTTCTTCTCTATTCTTCTTTCGCCTTTCTGCAGCTGGATGGAGAGTCACAAAGTCCCCCGGCTGCTCTCCGTATCCATTGCGATAATCACCGGTGTACTTGCGGTGGCGGGTATCGGGTTCTTTTTCTATACGCAGCTCACCGCATTTGCCGGAGATGTAGATATATTCCGGGAACGCCTGGCGGAAATTCTGGAAGCATCTCAGGATCTGCTGTATCGCTGGTTTGGTATCGAGGCACTTATAGATATTGAATTGGTGCGGGAATCCACGCAGGAATTTTTCCGGGAAAATACCGCTGTTTTAACCCGCGGAATTGCTGGTGCTGCATCCGTTTTTACATCAATATTCCTGGTACCGGTATTTATGTTCTTTCTACTCCTGTTCAGGGATTTTTTAGAGGAGTTTATCCTGAAGGTATTTGGACAAAATAGTCAGAAAGATTTCGAAAAAGTAAAGTCGATCATCGGAAAAGTGAAGAAGGTGGTTCAGGGATATCTCACCGGTATCATCCTGGTTATTCTGATTCTCTCTGTGTTGAATTCAGTCATGCTCCTTGTGATAGGAGTGGATCATGCGATCTTTTTCGGGGTTTTTGCTGCTATGCTTAATGTAATTCCATTCGTTGGCCCGCTTCTCGGTTCGATATTGCCAATTCTTTACGCACTGTTTACGATGGATTCGCTTGTTATTCCACTGATTATCATGCTTGGATTTTATATCATTCAACTGATGGAGAGCAACATCTTTACACCTATAATTGTAGGCAGCAAGGTAAGTATCAATGCATTTGCAGCACTTCTTTTGCTCTTTATCGGCGCTCAGATTTGGGGGATTATCGGCATGATCTTGATGATCCCTATCGGTGCAATATTGAAAGTGGTGTTTGACGAGATAGATTCTATGAAACCGTATGGTTTTGTAATGGGACGTGTGCCAACGGACTACAAGCGCCGAAAAAGTCTGTTTGCTGAAAAGATGAGCGCATTTTCAGACAAGGTTAGTAAAGACTTGGAGGAAAAGAGAGAGGTAAGAAAGAAAGAGAAGAACGATTCCGATGAAAATGAGTAA
- a CDS encoding GlsB/YeaQ/YmgE family stress response membrane protein — protein MTILEFLLLLLIAGICGSIGQSIAGYTRGGCLVSIVLGFVGALLGSWISAQLNVPELFSVTIGGNEFPIIWSIIGAVVFVAIVGLFTRRPPRR, from the coding sequence ATGACCATTTTAGAATTTTTACTCTTACTACTGATTGCGGGAATTTGCGGTTCCATCGGACAATCCATTGCCGGCTACACCAGGGGAGGGTGTCTCGTTTCAATTGTACTTGGATTTGTGGGAGCGTTACTCGGCTCGTGGATCAGCGCTCAGTTAAATGTGCCGGAACTGTTTAGTGTAACCATCGGTGGGAATGAGTTTCCGATTATATGGTCGATCATCGGGGCCGTTGTTTTTGTTGCGATCGTCGGTCTGTTTACACGCCGTCCTCCGCGGCGCTGA
- a CDS encoding gamma-glutamyltransferase family protein, which translates to MLSNRITGVLSLLLFFVFIGTGCDGDQPEQDVQYVIPQQPELATGYTEKPGWATSEFAVAAANPLATDAGYQILQAGGSAVDAAIAVQMVLTLVEPQSSGIGGGAFLITFDDGNTRAYNGRETAPSGAGPDLFLDETGEPLPYRESVRSGLSVGVPGTIAMLAEAHQQHGRLDWEELFTPAITLAEEGFNISPRLFGLLEADETLREDSIAAELYYDENGDPHPVGYNLQNPALAEILRNVASEGTPAFYNETVAESMVEQIRSHERPGTMTVEDVLRYPDRNFEVDAMCNEWKAYRLCGMPPPSSGHIAVMQMLGILEVIENREPFEAFRDSLPTAEWMHLYLEAAKLAFADRALYIGDAEFVEAPAGDWQSLLNTNYLTERSELIGETSMGEAEPGDPSESTTMFGIQPEQPEMGTSHISIVDRFGQAVSMTTTIENGFGSRIMSDGGTGLPGGFHLNNELTDFSRAPYDEQGRPMANRVEADKQPRSSMTPTLIFDADTGDFVASVGSPGGAAIIHYTAKAIIGMLDWNLNAQDAINLPNFANFNGPSVLEQDRWPESLISTLEELGHEISTRDQTSGIQAIQKTEDGFFGGADPRREGVVMGN; encoded by the coding sequence ATGCTATCAAACCGAATAACCGGTGTACTCTCTCTTCTGCTATTTTTTGTATTTATTGGAACAGGATGTGACGGTGATCAGCCAGAACAGGACGTTCAATATGTGATTCCGCAGCAACCTGAATTAGCGACGGGGTATACGGAAAAACCCGGCTGGGCAACGTCTGAGTTTGCCGTTGCGGCAGCCAATCCGCTGGCTACGGATGCCGGGTATCAAATCCTGCAAGCTGGCGGTTCTGCTGTGGATGCGGCCATTGCGGTTCAAATGGTTTTAACACTCGTTGAACCGCAAAGCAGCGGAATCGGCGGGGGTGCATTTTTGATCACTTTCGATGATGGAAACACCAGGGCCTACAACGGCCGGGAAACTGCACCATCCGGCGCAGGCCCGGATCTTTTCCTGGATGAAACAGGTGAACCCCTTCCATATCGCGAATCGGTTCGAAGCGGGTTATCAGTGGGAGTACCGGGAACGATTGCGATGCTGGCAGAAGCGCACCAACAGCACGGCAGGCTCGACTGGGAGGAGCTGTTTACTCCCGCAATTACTCTTGCCGAGGAAGGATTTAACATCAGTCCCCGCTTATTTGGTTTGCTGGAAGCAGATGAGACGCTTCGTGAAGATTCAATCGCCGCTGAACTTTATTATGATGAAAATGGAGATCCTCACCCGGTTGGGTATAACCTCCAAAACCCGGCACTTGCAGAAATCCTGCGCAATGTTGCATCCGAGGGAACACCCGCTTTTTACAATGAGACCGTAGCGGAATCCATGGTTGAACAAATACGCTCGCATGAGCGGCCCGGGACGATGACTGTGGAGGATGTTCTCCGGTACCCGGATAGAAATTTTGAGGTTGATGCGATGTGCAATGAATGGAAGGCGTACAGATTATGCGGGATGCCGCCGCCATCATCCGGACACATTGCGGTAATGCAGATGCTTGGCATCCTGGAAGTGATTGAAAACCGGGAGCCGTTCGAAGCGTTTCGGGATTCGCTGCCAACAGCAGAGTGGATGCATCTTTACCTGGAAGCTGCAAAACTGGCGTTTGCAGACCGGGCACTTTACATCGGTGACGCTGAATTTGTTGAAGCTCCCGCTGGTGACTGGCAGAGTCTGCTGAATACCAACTACCTGACTGAACGATCCGAATTAATCGGTGAAACAAGTATGGGAGAAGCCGAACCCGGTGATCCTTCAGAATCTACAACAATGTTCGGTATTCAGCCGGAACAACCTGAGATGGGAACCAGCCATATCAGTATCGTGGACCGATTTGGACAGGCGGTATCGATGACAACAACCATTGAAAATGGGTTCGGCAGCCGAATAATGTCAGACGGCGGTACCGGGTTGCCGGGCGGATTTCACCTGAACAATGAGCTGACCGATTTTTCCCGTGCACCCTATGATGAACAAGGCAGACCGATGGCGAACCGTGTTGAAGCGGATAAACAGCCGAGATCAAGTATGACCCCAACACTGATTTTTGATGCAGATACAGGGGATTTTGTGGCCAGCGTGGGATCACCCGGCGGAGCGGCAATTATTCATTACACGGCAAAAGCGATTATTGGAATGCTTGATTGGAACCTGAACGCCCAGGATGCGATCAATCTGCCAAACTTCGCAAATTTCAACGGTCCGTCTGTGCTTGAACAGGATCGCTGGCCGGAATCTCTAATTTCAACACTTGAAGAACTGGGACATGAAATATCAACGCGTGATCAAACCAGCGGAATTCAAGCCATACAAAAAACGGAAGACGGATTTTTCGGCGGTGCGGATCCACGGCGTGAAGGCGTGGTGATGGGCAACTGA
- a CDS encoding M20/M25/M40 family metallo-hydrolase, giving the protein MKVRYLILSLFLIASFNLAVAQSTDTDSVVEQIVNQVEENSHLEELAHHLLDVIGPRLVGTPQQQHAHDWAVEKFAEWGIEARNEQYGEWRGWERGITHVDMVYPRVVSLEAMQLAWSPSTPAEGVTAGLVIIPEVEDRSEFEDWLPNVEGKFVMISMHQPTGRPGYNWDEWATEESKEAMQQTIAENTRNWRSRMQNTGLNTRSYIEALEEAGAAGIVISNWSQGFGTNRIFGANTSEIPTIDVLLEDYGMLYRLVENGHEPEIRVRTESEDLGMVPTFNTIAEIPGTEKPDEYIILSAHYDSWDGGTGATDNGTGSITMMEVARILSEVYPNPKRTILVGLWGGEEQGLNGSRAFVEDNPEIVDGVQALFNQDNGTGRVVSIQGEGFIHSYEYFTRWLSAVPSGVTDHIETNFPGMPSGGGTDHASFVAAGAPAFMMRSLSWDYWNYTWHTNRDTYDKIVFDDVKNNVKLIATLAYMASEDPETFDRERRVMPIDPRTGEQREWPQQRSPNRSGGN; this is encoded by the coding sequence TTGAAAGTACGTTATCTGATACTATCCCTGTTCCTGATCGCAAGTTTCAATCTGGCAGTGGCCCAATCAACGGATACCGATTCCGTAGTAGAGCAGATTGTAAACCAGGTGGAGGAAAATTCCCATCTTGAAGAACTTGCTCACCATTTGCTTGACGTAATCGGCCCGCGGCTGGTTGGAACTCCTCAACAGCAACATGCACATGACTGGGCAGTTGAAAAGTTCGCTGAATGGGGAATTGAAGCCCGTAATGAGCAGTATGGTGAGTGGCGCGGCTGGGAACGCGGCATCACTCATGTTGATATGGTTTATCCCCGCGTAGTTTCCCTCGAAGCGATGCAATTGGCATGGAGCCCGTCAACTCCTGCAGAAGGAGTTACCGCCGGACTGGTAATCATTCCTGAAGTTGAAGACCGCAGTGAGTTTGAGGATTGGCTGCCAAATGTGGAAGGCAAATTTGTGATGATCTCTATGCATCAGCCGACCGGGCGCCCCGGCTATAATTGGGATGAATGGGCTACTGAAGAGTCTAAAGAAGCGATGCAGCAAACCATTGCTGAAAATACAAGAAACTGGCGCAGCCGCATGCAGAATACCGGCCTGAATACCCGGTCATACATTGAAGCCCTGGAAGAAGCAGGCGCTGCAGGTATTGTAATTTCAAACTGGTCACAAGGGTTTGGTACCAACCGGATTTTTGGCGCAAATACGTCAGAAATTCCAACAATCGATGTTCTGCTTGAAGATTACGGAATGCTCTACCGCCTTGTTGAAAACGGACATGAACCTGAAATCAGGGTTCGGACAGAATCTGAAGATCTGGGGATGGTTCCAACATTTAACACCATCGCAGAAATTCCGGGAACTGAAAAGCCTGACGAATATATTATTCTATCCGCCCACTACGACTCATGGGACGGCGGAACCGGTGCGACAGATAACGGTACTGGATCTATCACAATGATGGAAGTGGCAAGAATTCTGAGTGAAGTTTACCCGAATCCCAAGCGCACCATACTGGTTGGTCTATGGGGTGGTGAAGAGCAGGGCCTGAACGGATCACGGGCATTTGTTGAAGATAACCCGGAAATCGTTGACGGAGTGCAGGCGCTTTTCAACCAGGATAACGGAACCGGGCGTGTAGTGAGCATTCAGGGTGAGGGATTTATTCATTCATATGAATATTTCACGCGATGGCTTTCCGCCGTGCCATCAGGCGTTACGGATCACATTGAAACCAATTTTCCCGGAATGCCAAGCGGAGGCGGCACTGACCACGCTTCGTTTGTAGCGGCCGGAGCTCCTGCATTTATGATGCGATCCCTGAGCTGGGACTACTGGAACTACACATGGCACACCAACCGCGACACCTACGATAAAATTGTGTTTGATGATGTGAAAAACAACGTAAAGCTGATCGCGACACTGGCTTACATGGCGAGTGAAGATCCGGAAACATTTGACCGCGAACGCCGTGTGATGCCGATCGATCCGCGAACCGGTGAACAGCGTGAGTGGCCTCAACAGCGATCTCCCAACCGAAGCGGCGGGAATTAA